Proteins found in one Bacteroidales bacterium genomic segment:
- a CDS encoding methyltransferase domain-containing protein has product MTFNWQEGNNKVLRVYRTKAQAKEGYDRISRFYDYFEGIFVRKYRNIALKRLNIGRGESVLEIGFGTGHCLKQMAEAVGEKGKVYGIDISSGMMEVSRRRIEKAGLLDRVELNCGDASKMPYEDNKFDAVFMSFTLELFDTPEIPKVLNEITRVLKSNGRVGVVGMSKEHKPSILLRLYEWAHKKFPKYVDCRPIHLEQTLKDAGFRIDDKKKVNLLGIPMEIVVGLKPPETNT; this is encoded by the coding sequence ATGACTTTTAACTGGCAAGAGGGAAATAACAAGGTATTAAGAGTATATAGAACCAAGGCTCAGGCAAAGGAAGGTTATGATAGGATAAGTCGGTTTTACGATTATTTCGAAGGAATCTTCGTGAGAAAATATAGAAACATTGCATTGAAACGTTTGAACATTGGGAGAGGGGAAAGCGTCCTGGAGATCGGCTTTGGAACCGGACATTGTTTGAAGCAAATGGCTGAGGCAGTGGGGGAGAAAGGTAAGGTGTATGGTATTGACATTTCTTCCGGGATGATGGAAGTCAGCAGGAGGAGAATTGAAAAAGCCGGTCTGTTGGATAGAGTAGAACTCAACTGTGGAGATGCATCAAAAATGCCCTACGAAGACAATAAATTTGATGCGGTTTTCATGAGCTTTACCCTTGAACTTTTCGATACACCTGAAATACCGAAAGTGCTTAATGAAATCACCAGGGTTTTAAAATCCAATGGCAGAGTCGGAGTTGTGGGTATGTCAAAAGAGCATAAGCCGTCAATTTTATTGAGATTATATGAGTGGGCACATAAAAAATTTCCGAAATATGTCGATTGTAGGCCGATTCATCTTGAACAGACATTAAAGGATGCCGGGTTCAGGATTGATGATAAAAAGAAAGTGAATTTACTTGGTATACCAATGGAAATTGTTGTCGGTCTAAAACCACCGGAAACCAACACGTAA